The following are from one region of the Achromobacter xylosoxidans genome:
- a CDS encoding sensor domain-containing diguanylate cyclase produces MRYPHIPWLPLLFYPALPVAAAVGLLLWREWPPALTQIVPFVPWVMALIGVAVCLMYQRAQTMVLMLSVLAATAAWPALATEAPWAVGPALAWWSLAYTINALWSERSSMLLDLAARIGLIAAGAAAIALAGKDGVSDLFGMLSVQGRLAHLSVPIEGLIALLATGLTLTLLLLRYGRPQQAGQWLGFVCMAWALPRGAEHPVELALMSTAALTALCISLAHEGFHMAFRDELTGLPGRRALNERLQRMGRVYTLAMADVDNFKAFNDTHGHDVGDQVLRMVAAQLRRVPGGGRAYRYGGEEFTLVFPGKTAAESMPHLESVRRSIEAYQMRLRDKPVRPKADQIGLRRRGGRDVRNARPLRVTVSIGVAERSDALRAPEAVIKAADQALYKAKDEGRNLVRAYGTRRRAGAG; encoded by the coding sequence GTGCGTTACCCCCATATCCCCTGGCTGCCTTTGTTGTTCTATCCTGCGCTGCCGGTGGCCGCCGCGGTGGGGCTGCTGCTGTGGCGCGAATGGCCGCCGGCCTTGACGCAGATCGTGCCGTTCGTGCCTTGGGTGATGGCGTTGATCGGCGTGGCCGTGTGCCTGATGTACCAACGCGCGCAGACCATGGTGCTGATGCTCAGCGTGCTGGCCGCCACGGCGGCTTGGCCGGCGCTGGCCACGGAAGCACCCTGGGCCGTCGGACCGGCGCTGGCGTGGTGGTCGCTGGCCTACACCATCAACGCCCTGTGGTCCGAACGCTCCAGCATGCTGCTGGACCTGGCCGCTCGCATCGGCCTGATCGCCGCTGGCGCGGCCGCGATCGCGCTGGCCGGCAAGGACGGCGTGTCCGATCTGTTCGGCATGCTGTCCGTGCAAGGCAGGTTGGCGCACCTGAGCGTGCCGATCGAAGGGTTGATTGCGCTGCTGGCTACGGGCCTGACGCTGACCCTGCTGCTATTGCGCTATGGGCGTCCGCAACAGGCGGGGCAGTGGCTGGGCTTCGTGTGCATGGCGTGGGCCTTGCCGCGCGGGGCGGAACATCCCGTCGAACTGGCGCTGATGTCCACCGCCGCGCTGACGGCCCTTTGCATCTCGCTGGCCCATGAAGGTTTCCACATGGCGTTCCGCGACGAGCTCACCGGCTTGCCGGGCCGGCGCGCGCTGAACGAACGGCTGCAGCGCATGGGCCGCGTCTATACGCTGGCGATGGCCGACGTCGACAACTTCAAGGCTTTCAACGACACCCACGGCCATGACGTGGGCGACCAGGTTCTGCGCATGGTGGCGGCCCAGTTGCGGCGCGTGCCGGGCGGCGGCCGGGCCTACCGCTACGGCGGCGAGGAATTCACGCTGGTGTTCCCGGGCAAGACCGCGGCGGAAAGCATGCCGCACCTGGAAAGCGTCAGGCGCTCCATCGAGGCCTACCAGATGCGGCTGCGCGACAAGCCGGTGCGCCCCAAGGCCGACCAGATCGGCCTGCGCCGCCGTGGCGGGCGCGATGTGCGCAATGCGCGGCCGCTGCGGGTGACGGTCAGCATAGGCGTAGCCGAACGCAGCGACGCCCTGCGCGCGCCCGAAGCGGTGATCAAGGCGGCGGATCAGGCGCTCTACAAGGCCAAGGACGAAGGCCGCAATCTGGTGCGGGCCTACGGCACGCGGCGCCGGGCTGGCGCGGGCTGA
- a CDS encoding NAD(P)/FAD-dependent oxidoreductase, translated as MFDVAVLGAGAAGMMCAAVAGQRGLRVVLVDHAERLAEKIRISGGGRCNFTNIGAGPANFLSDNPHFCRSALAGYTPQDFLALMKRHHIAWHEKHRGQLFCDDSSESIIEMLRAECDAGRVQWRMGCSVAEIGHGEQGYELRTSQGPIRAAKLVIATGGMAIPQLGATDFGLKIARQFGLKVVEPRPALVPLTFDAEQWRSLSELSGVALEVNLHTGQGKARGEFLEDLLFTHRGLSGPAILQISSYWKPGEPIVIDLAPGRDLAEELLASKSGNRQQLHTVLAGLWPKRLADRWLHLAEQGGKPGLAALRLADAPDKTLRALAQDIHQWSLVPSGTAGYKKAEVMRGGVDTRGLDQKSMQAKTVAGLYFIGEAVDVTGWLGGYNFQWAWASGVACGKAL; from the coding sequence ATGTTCGATGTAGCAGTACTCGGCGCCGGCGCCGCGGGCATGATGTGTGCCGCGGTCGCCGGCCAGCGCGGCTTGCGCGTGGTGCTGGTCGACCACGCCGAGCGCCTGGCGGAGAAGATCCGCATTTCCGGCGGCGGCCGCTGCAACTTCACCAATATCGGCGCCGGCCCCGCCAACTTCCTCTCCGACAACCCGCACTTCTGCCGTTCGGCCTTGGCGGGTTACACGCCGCAGGATTTCCTGGCGCTGATGAAGCGCCACCACATCGCCTGGCACGAGAAGCATCGCGGCCAGCTGTTCTGCGACGATTCCAGCGAATCCATCATCGAAATGCTGCGCGCCGAGTGCGACGCGGGCAGGGTGCAGTGGCGCATGGGATGCTCGGTGGCCGAGATCGGCCATGGCGAGCAGGGCTACGAGCTGCGCACCAGCCAAGGCCCGATCCGCGCCGCGAAACTGGTGATCGCCACCGGCGGCATGGCCATTCCCCAACTGGGCGCCACCGATTTCGGCCTGAAGATCGCGCGGCAGTTCGGCCTGAAGGTCGTGGAACCGCGGCCCGCCCTGGTGCCGCTGACCTTCGATGCCGAGCAATGGCGGTCCCTGTCCGAATTGTCCGGCGTGGCGCTGGAGGTCAATCTGCACACGGGGCAGGGCAAGGCGCGCGGCGAGTTCCTCGAAGACCTGCTGTTCACCCATCGTGGCCTGTCCGGCCCCGCCATTCTGCAGATATCCAGCTACTGGAAGCCTGGCGAACCCATCGTGATCGATCTGGCGCCTGGCCGCGATCTGGCGGAAGAACTGTTGGCGTCGAAGTCGGGCAACCGGCAGCAGCTGCATACCGTGCTGGCGGGCCTCTGGCCCAAGCGCCTGGCTGACCGCTGGCTGCACCTGGCGGAGCAGGGCGGCAAGCCGGGCCTGGCGGCGCTGCGCCTGGCCGACGCGCCGGACAAGACCCTGCGCGCGCTGGCGCAGGACATCCATCAGTGGAGCCTGGTGCCCAGCGGCACCGCTGGCTACAAGAAGGCCGAAGTCATGCGCGGCGGCGTGGACACGCGCGGCCTGGACCAGAAGTCCATGCAGGCCAAGACCGTCGCCGGTCTTTATTTCATCGGCGAAGCCGTGGACGTCACGGGCTGGCTGGGCGGCTACAACTTCCAGTGGGCCTGGGCCTCGGGCGTGGCCTGCGGCAAGGCGCTCTAG
- the dcd gene encoding dCTP deaminase, with protein MSIKSDRWIRRQAEAGMIEPFEAGQVRTANGGRIVSYGTSSYGYDVRCADEFKIFTNINSTIVDPKNFDEGSFVDFKGDVCIIPPNSFALARTVEYFRIPRSVLTVCLGKSTYARCGIIVNVTPLEPEWEGHVTLEFSNTTPLPAKIYAGEGCAQMLFLESDEVCETSYRDRGGKYQGQRGVTLPRT; from the coding sequence ATGAGCATCAAAAGCGACCGCTGGATCCGCCGCCAGGCCGAAGCCGGCATGATCGAACCCTTCGAAGCAGGGCAGGTCCGCACGGCCAATGGCGGGCGCATCGTCAGCTACGGCACCAGCAGCTACGGCTACGACGTGCGCTGCGCGGACGAATTCAAGATCTTCACCAACATCAATTCCACCATCGTCGACCCCAAGAATTTCGACGAAGGCTCGTTCGTGGATTTCAAGGGCGACGTCTGCATCATTCCGCCCAACTCCTTCGCGCTGGCCCGCACGGTCGAGTATTTCCGCATCCCGCGCAGCGTCCTGACTGTCTGCCTGGGCAAGAGCACCTATGCGCGTTGCGGCATCATCGTCAACGTCACGCCGCTGGAACCCGAATGGGAAGGGCACGTGACGCTGGAATTCTCGAATACCACGCCGCTGCCGGCCAAGATCTACGCCGGCGAAGGCTGCGCGCAGATGCTGTTCCTGGAAAGCGACGAAGTCTGCGAGACCTCTTACCGCGACCGCGGCGGCAAGTACCAGGGTCAGCGCGGCGTGACCCTGCCGCGCACCTGA
- a CDS encoding arginine/lysine/ornithine decarboxylase: MKFRFPIFIIDEDYRSENASGLGIRALSAAIEAEGVEVIGVTSYGDLSSFAQQQSRASAFILSIDDEEFDVDSPEDVASAIKNLRAFIGELRFRNADIPIYLYGETRTSEHIPNDILRELHGFIHMFEDTPEFVARHIIREARSYVDSLPPPFFRELVKYAQDGSYSWHCPGHSGGVAFLKSPVGQMFHQFFGENMLRADVCNAVDELGQLLDHTGPVAESELNAARIFHADHCFFVTNGTSTSNKVVWHANVAAGDVVVVDRNCHKSILHAITMTGAIPVFLRPTRNHLGIIGPIPLEEFHPDNIRKKIEANPFAREAVNKNPRILTLTQSTYDGVIYNVEMIKKQLGSYVDTLHFDEAWLPHASFHEYYQDMHAIGQDRPRSQDAMVFATHSTHKLLAGISQASQIIVQESETRKLDRNVFNEAYLMHTSTSPQYAIIASCDVAAAMMEPPGGTALVEESIREALDFRRAMRKVESEFGKNDWWFKVWGPNRLVSEGIGNRDEWILESNDHWHGFGEMAEGFNMLDPIKATIITPGLDMSGSFGETGIPAALVSKYLTEHGVVVEKTGLYSFFILFTIGITKGRWNTLLTALQQFKDDYDRNQPLWRILPEFCRDHRRYERMGLRDLCQEIHEAYRARDVARLTTEMYLSDMVPALKPSDAFARMAHREVERVDIDKLEGRVTGVLLTPYPPGIPLLIPGERFNRTIVQYLQFAREFNQRFPGFETYIHGLADEVGPDGEKRYYVDCLIED; encoded by the coding sequence ATGAAATTCCGCTTCCCCATTTTCATCATCGACGAAGACTACCGTTCCGAGAACGCGTCCGGTCTGGGTATCCGCGCCTTGTCCGCGGCGATCGAGGCCGAGGGCGTCGAGGTGATCGGGGTGACCAGTTACGGCGACCTGAGTTCGTTCGCCCAGCAGCAGAGCCGCGCCAGCGCCTTCATTCTGTCGATCGACGACGAAGAGTTCGACGTGGATTCGCCCGAGGACGTGGCCAGCGCCATCAAGAACCTGCGCGCCTTCATCGGCGAGCTGCGTTTCCGCAACGCCGACATCCCCATCTACCTGTACGGCGAGACGCGCACTTCCGAGCACATTCCCAACGACATCCTGCGCGAACTGCACGGCTTCATCCACATGTTCGAGGACACCCCCGAATTCGTGGCGCGCCACATCATCCGCGAGGCCCGCAGCTACGTCGACAGCCTGCCGCCGCCGTTTTTCCGCGAACTGGTCAAGTACGCGCAGGACGGCTCGTACTCCTGGCACTGCCCCGGCCACTCCGGCGGCGTGGCGTTCCTGAAGAGCCCGGTGGGCCAGATGTTCCACCAGTTCTTCGGCGAGAACATGCTGCGCGCCGACGTCTGCAACGCCGTGGACGAACTGGGCCAGCTGCTGGACCACACCGGCCCCGTGGCCGAATCCGAACTGAACGCCGCGCGCATCTTCCACGCCGACCACTGCTTCTTCGTGACCAACGGCACCTCCACCTCCAACAAGGTGGTGTGGCATGCCAACGTGGCCGCGGGCGACGTGGTGGTGGTGGACCGCAACTGCCACAAGTCGATCCTGCACGCCATTACGATGACGGGCGCGATCCCGGTGTTCCTGCGTCCCACGCGCAACCACCTGGGCATCATCGGCCCGATCCCGCTGGAAGAGTTCCACCCGGACAATATCCGCAAGAAGATCGAGGCCAACCCCTTCGCGCGCGAAGCGGTGAACAAGAATCCGCGCATCCTGACGCTGACGCAGAGCACCTACGACGGCGTCATCTACAACGTCGAAATGATCAAGAAGCAGTTGGGCAGCTATGTCGATACGCTGCACTTCGACGAAGCCTGGCTGCCGCACGCCTCGTTCCACGAGTACTACCAGGACATGCACGCCATCGGCCAGGACCGCCCGCGCAGCCAGGACGCGATGGTGTTCGCCACCCACTCCACGCACAAGCTGCTGGCCGGCATCTCGCAGGCCTCGCAGATCATCGTGCAGGAGTCCGAGACCCGCAAGCTGGACCGCAACGTCTTCAACGAAGCCTATCTGATGCACACGTCCACCTCGCCCCAGTACGCGATCATCGCGTCCTGCGACGTGGCCGCCGCCATGATGGAACCGCCGGGAGGCACCGCGCTGGTCGAGGAGAGCATCCGCGAAGCCCTGGACTTCCGCCGCGCCATGCGCAAGGTGGAGTCCGAGTTCGGCAAGAACGACTGGTGGTTCAAGGTCTGGGGCCCGAATCGCCTGGTTTCCGAAGGCATCGGCAACCGCGACGAATGGATCCTGGAATCCAACGACCATTGGCATGGCTTCGGCGAAATGGCCGAAGGCTTCAACATGCTGGATCCGATCAAGGCCACGATCATCACCCCGGGCCTGGACATGTCGGGCAGCTTCGGTGAAACCGGCATTCCCGCCGCGCTGGTCTCCAAGTACCTGACCGAGCATGGCGTGGTGGTCGAGAAGACCGGCCTGTATTCGTTCTTCATCCTGTTCACCATCGGCATCACCAAGGGCCGCTGGAACACGCTGCTGACCGCCTTGCAGCAATTCAAGGACGACTACGACCGTAATCAGCCGCTGTGGCGCATCCTGCCGGAATTCTGCCGCGACCATCGCCGCTACGAGCGCATGGGCCTGCGCGACCTGTGCCAGGAGATCCACGAAGCCTACCGCGCCCGCGACGTGGCGCGCCTGACCACCGAGATGTACCTGAGCGACATGGTGCCGGCCCTCAAGCCGTCGGACGCCTTCGCCCGCATGGCGCACCGCGAGGTCGAGCGCGTCGACATCGACAAGCTCGAAGGCCGCGTCACCGGCGTGCTGCTGACGCCGTATCCTCCGGGCATCCCCCTGCTGATCCCGGGCGAACGCTTCAACCGCACCATCGTCCAGTACCTGCAGTTCGCGCGCGAGTTCAACCAGCGCTTCCCGGGCTTCGAAACCTACATTCACGGCCTGGCCGACGAAGTGGGTCCGGACGGCGAAAAGCGCTACTACGTCGACTGCCTGATCGAAGACTGA
- a CDS encoding ZIP family metal transporter, which yields MNTFSRHRVRPAATSISVWTLAVLVACLGLHQLWVYLDVRAPHVGDALLGGLVAAGATALGTLPILFARTIPQKMQDSMFGFGAGVMLAASAFSLVAPGIAAGRDLGYGPWGAGLTVGAAVLLGAAVLLLMDRTLPHEHFIKGREGIEAHRLRRTWLFVFAITLHNLPEGLAIGVGYAGNDAMRGTALATGIAIQDIPEGLVVAVALLAAGYQRAFAVALGMLSGLVEPLGAVLGAAVVGWSEPLLPWGLGFAAGAMLFVISHEIIPESHRKGHEVYATCGLMLGFVLMMLLDTALG from the coding sequence ATGAATACCTTCAGCCGTCATCGCGTGCGGCCGGCGGCCACCAGCATCAGCGTGTGGACCCTGGCCGTATTGGTGGCCTGCCTGGGCCTGCACCAGCTGTGGGTCTATCTGGACGTGCGTGCGCCGCACGTGGGCGATGCCCTTCTGGGCGGACTGGTCGCAGCTGGCGCTACCGCCCTGGGCACCTTGCCCATCCTGTTCGCCCGGACCATCCCCCAGAAAATGCAGGACAGCATGTTCGGCTTCGGCGCCGGCGTGATGCTGGCCGCCAGCGCCTTTTCGCTGGTGGCGCCGGGCATCGCGGCGGGTCGCGACCTGGGTTATGGCCCCTGGGGCGCCGGCTTGACGGTAGGCGCTGCCGTGTTGCTGGGCGCGGCGGTGCTGCTGCTCATGGACCGTACCCTGCCGCACGAGCATTTCATCAAGGGCCGGGAAGGCATCGAGGCGCACCGCCTGCGCCGTACCTGGCTGTTCGTTTTCGCCATCACCCTGCATAACCTGCCGGAGGGCCTGGCCATTGGCGTGGGCTATGCGGGCAACGACGCCATGCGCGGCACCGCGCTGGCCACCGGCATTGCTATCCAGGACATTCCCGAAGGGCTGGTGGTGGCGGTGGCGCTGCTGGCGGCGGGCTACCAGCGCGCGTTTGCCGTGGCGCTGGGCATGCTGTCCGGCCTGGTCGAGCCGCTGGGCGCGGTCCTGGGCGCCGCCGTGGTGGGCTGGTCCGAGCCGCTGCTGCCCTGGGGCCTGGGTTTTGCCGCGGGCGCCATGCTGTTCGTGATCAGCCACGAGATCATCCCCGAATCGCACCGCAAGGGGCATGAGGTCTACGCGACCTGCGGGCTGATGCTGGGTTTCGTGCTGATGATGTTGTTGGACACGGCGCTGGGCTGA
- a CDS encoding GNAT family N-acetyltransferase, which translates to MSPISVRRLVPADAAPLRQLRLDALVETPESFGSSYEEEHTLTLEDIRGWIQPSDDSAMFGVFCGETLAGMVGVGRQRKLKMRHKAHIWSMYVAPAQRGQGLARQLMQAAIAHAAGMRGIRQVQLSVTANNQAATALYLSLGFAEYGREREALCVNGELYDEALMALPLAGK; encoded by the coding sequence ATGTCCCCGATCTCCGTCCGACGCCTTGTTCCCGCCGACGCCGCGCCGCTGCGCCAATTGCGCCTGGACGCCCTGGTGGAAACCCCTGAATCGTTCGGATCGAGTTACGAAGAGGAACACACGCTGACATTGGAGGATATCCGCGGCTGGATCCAGCCTTCGGACGACAGCGCAATGTTTGGCGTGTTCTGCGGCGAGACCCTCGCCGGCATGGTCGGCGTGGGCCGCCAGCGCAAACTGAAGATGCGCCACAAGGCGCACATCTGGAGCATGTACGTGGCGCCGGCGCAGCGCGGCCAGGGCCTGGCGCGGCAACTGATGCAGGCGGCGATCGCCCATGCAGCAGGCATGCGCGGCATCCGCCAGGTGCAGCTGAGCGTGACCGCCAACAATCAGGCCGCCACCGCGCTGTACCTGAGCCTGGGCTTTGCCGAATACGGACGCGAGCGAGAAGCGCTGTGCGTGAACGGTGAACTCTACGACGAAGCGCTGATGGCACTGCCGCTGGCCGGCAAGTAG
- a CDS encoding GNAT family N-acetyltransferase has translation MRILVNIDVPDLEHAIDFYHRAFGLTLRRRLGPKAAEMLGAEAPIYLLEKAAGTPAAGAMRQPRDYARHWTPVHLDVVVEDADRAVAQAVAAGARLEDPAVSHAWGRIAHLSDPYGHGICILQFLGRGYDEFATPPLQYSPVSEADFEDLLALRIEAMRESLERLGRFDPARARSRLRSTFRPEHTWSIEQDGQRIGFYALRPEGDGLRLDHLYIRPAAQGSGLGGQVMRKILLEADRLGLAVSLGALRGSDSNRFYRRHGFVQTGESEWDIDYLRPVSGRAG, from the coding sequence ATGCGCATCCTGGTCAACATCGACGTGCCCGATCTCGAACACGCCATCGACTTCTATCACCGCGCTTTCGGCCTGACACTGCGACGCCGGCTGGGACCGAAAGCGGCCGAGATGCTGGGGGCCGAGGCGCCCATCTATCTGCTGGAAAAGGCTGCGGGCACGCCAGCCGCCGGCGCCATGCGTCAGCCGCGCGACTACGCGCGGCACTGGACGCCAGTGCATCTGGACGTGGTGGTGGAGGACGCGGACCGCGCGGTCGCACAGGCGGTGGCCGCCGGCGCGCGCCTGGAAGATCCAGCCGTCTCGCATGCCTGGGGCCGCATCGCCCACCTGAGCGACCCCTACGGACACGGCATCTGCATCCTGCAGTTCCTGGGCCGGGGCTACGACGAGTTCGCCACGCCGCCGCTGCAATACTCGCCGGTCTCGGAAGCCGATTTCGAAGACCTGCTGGCGCTGCGCATCGAAGCCATGCGTGAAAGCCTGGAGCGCCTGGGGCGCTTCGACCCGGCGCGCGCGCGCTCGCGGCTGCGCAGCACGTTCCGGCCGGAACATACCTGGTCCATCGAGCAGGACGGCCAACGTATCGGGTTTTACGCGCTGCGCCCGGAGGGCGACGGCTTGCGCCTGGATCATCTGTACATCCGCCCCGCCGCCCAGGGTTCGGGGCTGGGCGGACAGGTCATGCGCAAGATCCTGCTGGAGGCCGACCGCCTGGGGCTGGCGGTAAGCCTGGGCGCGCTGCGCGGCAGCGACTCGAACCGCTTCTACCGCCGGCACGGGTTCGTGCAGACGGGCGAAAGCGAGTGGGATATCGACTACCTGCGCCCGGTGTCCGGGCGCGCAGGCTGA
- a CDS encoding superoxide dismutase, translated as MAYTLPPLPYAYDALEPHIDAMTMEIHYSKHHQTYVNSLNAALEGAGIVTNEPVESLVARLEQLPEAIRGAVRNHGGGHANHSLFWSVMSPEGGGEPDGALASAIDSELGGQAAFRDAFTKAALTRFGSGWAWLSVTPAGKLVVESSANQDSPLMHGNSPILGLDVWEHAYYLKYQNRRPEYIGAFYNVVNWPEVARRYAAAQR; from the coding sequence ATGGCCTATACCCTCCCGCCCCTGCCGTATGCCTACGACGCCCTGGAACCCCACATCGACGCGATGACGATGGAGATCCACTACAGCAAGCACCATCAGACCTACGTCAACAGCCTGAACGCCGCGCTGGAAGGCGCGGGCATCGTCACCAACGAGCCGGTCGAGTCCCTGGTGGCGCGGCTGGAGCAGTTGCCCGAAGCCATACGCGGCGCCGTGCGCAACCATGGCGGCGGCCACGCGAACCACAGCCTGTTCTGGTCGGTCATGTCGCCCGAGGGCGGAGGCGAGCCGGATGGCGCGTTGGCGTCGGCCATTGACTCCGAGCTGGGCGGGCAGGCCGCCTTCCGCGATGCGTTCACCAAGGCCGCGCTGACCCGCTTTGGCAGCGGTTGGGCCTGGCTTTCGGTCACACCGGCCGGCAAGCTGGTGGTGGAAAGCAGCGCCAACCAGGACAGCCCCCTGATGCACGGAAACTCGCCCATTCTGGGGCTGGACGTGTGGGAGCACGCCTACTACCTGAAGTACCAGAACCGCAGGCCCGAGTACATCGGCGCCTTTTACAATGTCGTGAACTGGCCTGAAGTGGCGCGCCGCTACGCGGCGGCCCAGCGCTGA
- the gcvT gene encoding glycine cleavage system aminomethyltransferase GcvT: MSATLKRTPLAEEHIASGARMVDFGGWDMPLAYGSQLEEHHAVRQDAGMFDVSHMLNVDVAGPDAFAFLQRLVANDVSKLTVPGKALYSCMLNPQGGVIDDLIIYFFAADEWRVVVNAGTADKDVAWMQRVKQAGQFDVAINPRRDLAMVAVQGPNARAKVWAARPAWQAASEPLTPFVAARVGDDTLVARTGYTGEDGFEIVLPAADVVQLWRDLVAQGVRPCGLGARDTLRLEAGMNLYGQDMDELTQPDQAGLTWTVSLKNAERRFIGRDALEQFATPATFIGLKLQERGVMRAHMAVRTKEGTGELTSGTMSPTLGVSIGFARLPQGVKPGDTVEVDIRGKWVPALACKLPFVRNGKAVEHS, translated from the coding sequence ATGTCCGCAACCCTCAAACGCACCCCGCTGGCTGAAGAACACATCGCCTCTGGCGCCCGCATGGTCGACTTCGGCGGCTGGGACATGCCGCTGGCCTACGGTTCGCAACTGGAAGAGCACCACGCGGTGCGGCAGGACGCCGGCATGTTCGACGTGTCGCACATGCTGAACGTCGACGTGGCCGGTCCGGACGCGTTCGCCTTCCTGCAGCGTCTGGTCGCCAACGACGTGTCCAAGCTGACCGTGCCCGGCAAGGCGCTGTACAGCTGCATGCTGAACCCGCAAGGCGGCGTGATCGACGACCTGATCATCTATTTCTTCGCCGCCGACGAATGGCGCGTCGTGGTCAATGCCGGCACGGCCGACAAGGACGTCGCCTGGATGCAGCGCGTCAAGCAGGCCGGCCAGTTCGACGTCGCCATCAACCCGCGCCGCGACCTGGCCATGGTGGCCGTGCAAGGCCCGAACGCCCGCGCCAAGGTCTGGGCCGCGCGCCCGGCCTGGCAGGCCGCCAGCGAGCCGCTGACGCCCTTCGTGGCCGCCCGCGTGGGTGACGACACCTTGGTGGCCCGTACCGGCTACACCGGCGAGGACGGTTTTGAAATCGTGCTGCCCGCCGCCGACGTGGTGCAACTGTGGCGCGACCTGGTCGCCCAGGGCGTTCGTCCCTGCGGCCTGGGCGCGCGCGACACGCTGCGCCTGGAAGCCGGCATGAATCTCTACGGCCAGGACATGGACGAGCTGACCCAGCCCGACCAGGCCGGCCTGACCTGGACCGTGTCCCTGAAGAACGCCGAGCGCCGCTTCATCGGCCGCGACGCGCTGGAACAGTTCGCCACGCCCGCCACCTTCATCGGCCTGAAGCTGCAAGAGCGCGGCGTGATGCGCGCGCATATGGCCGTGCGCACCAAGGAAGGCACGGGCGAGCTCACCAGCGGCACCATGTCGCCGACGCTGGGCGTGTCGATCGGCTTTGCCCGCCTGCCGCAAGGCGTCAAGCCGGGCGACACGGTCGAG